Within the bacterium genome, the region ATAATTTATCTCAATCTCAACTTGCCAAAAAGTTAGGTGTCTCACAACAATATATTTCTAAAATAGAAGAAGGAGAGTTTTCTAATATAGAGACGGTAGAAAATATTCTTAACCAAATAGGATATTGTCTAAAATTAGAAGTAGTTCCTTTATCTAATCAAGATAAAGGTTCTTATCAACAAGTTTTACCATAAAATTGCGCACAAATAAGAAACTTGAAAAAGTTGAGATACCATAGGTAACATTCCACAGTTTTTTGAGAAGTTCAAGGATTCATATAATAAAAGAAAGGAAGCAGTGAAGATAGAAGCAGAAGTGGAGTTTTGAAAGAGGTAAACAATTTATTACGCCATATCTAACCGCGGGGGTTGAACAAGAAGGACACTAAAATTTGACTTTTTTAAGAGGACACTTTAGAAATTTTAGTAGTTAAAAATTTATGGATAGTTGCTTCTTGTTTTTACAGGAAAAAATAGACATTACCATGAAAAGTTCTTATTTCATATTGGGAATTAAACTCAAAAAATAACTTTTGCAGGTAAATGTTTTTAGAGATTAATTGAAAATTTGGATAATTTATA harbors:
- a CDS encoding helix-turn-helix transcriptional regulator, with the translated sequence MRKVDDYIKEKMTKNPDFKSRYEIIKQKVEVAKRIIEYRNKYNLSQSQLAKKLGVSQQYISKIEEGEFSNIETVENILNQIGYCLKLEVVPLSNQDKGSYQQVLP